In a genomic window of Panthera tigris isolate Pti1 chromosome D4, P.tigris_Pti1_mat1.1, whole genome shotgun sequence:
- the SPTLC1 gene encoding serine palmitoyltransferase 1 isoform X2: MATAAEQWVLVEMVQALYEAPAYHLILEGILILWIIRLLFSKTYKLQERSDLTVKEKEELIEEWQPEPLVPPVSGDHPALNYNVVSGPPSHNIVVNGKKCVNFASFNFLGLLDDPRVKAAALVSLRKYGVGTCGPRGFYGTFDVHLDLEDRLAKFMQTEEAIIYSYGFATIASAIPAYSKRGDIVFVDRAACFAIQKGLQASRSDIQLFKHNDMADLERLLKEQEIEDQKDKSRVR; this comes from the exons GCTCCTGCTTACCATCTTATTTTGGAAGGAATTCTAATTCTCTGGATAATCAGACTTCTCTTCTCTAAAACTTACAAGTTGCAAGAACGATCTGATCTTACAGTCAAg GAAAAGGAGGAGCTGATTGAAGAGTGGCAGCCGGAACCTCTTGTCCCTCCCGTCTCCGGAGACCATCCTGCTCTCAACTACAACGTCGTTTCAGG cccTCCGAGCCACAACATTGTGGTGAATGGAAAAAAGTGTGTAAACTTCGCCTCGTTTAATTTTCTTGGATTGCTGGATGACCCTCGGGTCAAG GCAGCGGCTTTGGTGTCCTTGAGGAAGTACGGCGTGGGGACCTGCGGGCCTAGAGGGTTTTACGGCACATTCG ATGTGCACTTGGACCTGGAAGACCGCCTGGCAAAGTTCATGCAGACGGAAGAAGCCATTATCTACTCGTACGGATTTGCCACCATCGCCAGTGCCATTCCTGCGTACTCCAAGAGAGGGGACATTGTGTTTGT GGACAGAGCCGCGTGCTTTGCTATTCAGAAAGGATTACAGGCGTCACGTAGTGACATTCAGTTATTTAAGCATAACGACATGGCCGACCTGGAGCGACTACTGAAAGAACAAGAGATCGAAGATCAAAAG GATAAGTCACGTGTCCGGTAA